AGGCATTACAATAAATTCAGTGACGCAGCATTTCACATacttttggtgttttcttttgtgctggTAAAACATATCATCAAACGCATGAAATCAGAGCTTATAATGGCAACATTTCTTAAAGAAGTTGGTGATGAAACATTGGTTTTTtggaatgaaaacaggaaaatcacATGGATTTTGCACTTCAGGGTTTTAGCAATGCACTTAATCGCAAGTTTCATTTCCTTACCTTGTTTTTGTCACTGCTCTCCAGACCTGGAACAGAGGATCAGGCACTTCTAACTTGCCAGATCAGTGTAACTTTTCACTACTAATAAGCAACACAAACTTAGGTCAGTTAAGAAACTGCATAGTAACTTCCAGATAAGTAGCTAAACCTGTTGGAATTCAAAGGCAAAATTTCCACCAACTTCTTTAGCGCCAAGTTTTCAGTCAGCGGATTGGAACCTAAAATCATAACAGTTTTTACTCAAGTAAAATTCTTGGTTAACTCAATGTAGACATCCGAGTCGAGGCTCAGATGGGTTCACAGCGAATTCTtcacactaaaaaaaaccacGTGTAGCGCATATCTGTAAGAGGTTGTATAGACAAGAGGAATAGTTCTCTTCCATCTTTTCTGCTAGGAAGAGTTCAACTAAGTCAGATGAGTGCTATGtaaaatctgattaaaaaaacctcaaacaaacatCACACACAAAGAAACTAAATCCAGGGTGCCCCAAAATTAGTCTCTTGGTAGTGCTTCTGTCCTTCTTCTACTGTCCCCTACTATCCATGAGCCTTCCCACTACCCACGGATCTTCTCCCTCGCGCTGACGTTGAGCAGACCCTGCTGTGCCTCAGCCGTCCCCGCACTGAGCTACCCGAGGCCGTGCTCTCATTGGCCACGTTACATTTGCGGAGAACCAGCACACACCTGGCAGAATCCGTTAGCCAGGAATTCACATCGTGACTGGCCTCTAATAAGCATAATGTAACAGcttataaatataatataaaatataaataaaataataaccaCCCCATTTATTTCAAATAGTAACCACCCCgtttatttcttccatttgtaCTGCTTTTAGAAGACATCTTTGAATTTTGGTAAACGTGCTATATTTGCTTGTTTAAGTAAAATCTCCAAATGTCAGAGAACCTGCAGGGCTTTTCTTGAAACGAGTTCCAGCTGGGTATTTTCACAAACGTAAAGCTCTGAATGACAGGGAATCAAGAAGGATTTGGCCCAAAGCAACATCATACTCCTACACCACATTTTGCCAGTGTTTAGTTAGCATTTATGACACTGTACTTTTTTCaaggttaaaataattttcactgtcTTTCTGCGAGGGCTGAGGAAAAGAAgccagggcactgcaaggcattGCGCACTGTCTGCGTCTGGTAAAAATCAAccacagccctgtgccaggaATGTCGCTAGTTTTGTACTGGAACTTCATTCTGTTTACTGGAAGTCTGCAAAAATGCTGTTAAGCCGAGTAGGTCAGGAAGAGAGAGCACGCAAAGAAAATTCAGCGTAGATCTTCTGGtagtaattaagaaaaaatatttatgttaatacCTTCTCTTTCTCACACAACTGTGACGCCCTTGTTTTACCTCTCTTCTATGAGTGAGCAAGATCTGCTCAACTGATTCCCAAGCTCAGCATCATCAGCAACGCGCCCTCTTGATTGTAAGATTCTGTAAGATTGTAagatcttttctttggttttctaaCAGAGAGCCAAGAAAGCAAGCACATAAAATAAATCCACATTGTTCATAGTTCTGGAAAGAGTTAATTTCTACACGTATTATTATCAACTCTTTTCAAATGCCTTGTACCATCAGTGATAAGCAGATGTGGTGACAAGCAAGTCGCAGTGACAGATGACTCTGCGCAGTTCGTTAGGACTTCGGAGGCTGCTAATGTTGTTtctgaaggaggagggaaagctgaCATTCCTTCTCTGGAACTGGATAATCTAAAAGCAGGAGCTAAAGGATGTGCGCTTGGAGCACGTATGTGAAAACCGCTCAGTACTGGATGACAATTCACCCCCCATGCCTGTCCAGCAGCTCACAGTTAGTTTAGTTTAGTCTCCTAAactaaaattcttaaaaatttttaaaaattcaaaaccagaGAAACAGCAACTAGCCTAATTAGAAAATTATGAtgtattaagtaaaaaaataaaattattttaatgcaaatggATTAAGACAAATTTCAAGACAAATTATCACCAGTGTTTtaacatttatatattttgttaAGGAGCAGCATTTACACGTGAACAATTCCGTTGTAATCTTCTGGTGGCTTCTGAGAATACCACAAAGGAAGGATATTACGATGAAATTTCAAGCCCAAGTCCCACTGCAGCCTGCACTTATCCAGCCAGCCTTGATTGCTTCTACTGCTTGGGCAACCCAGCTTTTAGAGAAGATTGTGAAAAACTGTTCAATATgctcaagaggaaaaaagtcaGCTCTTGGCTTTGCCTTTTTTCGCAGGAAGTCGTCCTGTTGCTTCGAGGTACTTGTTAATAATTTCTTCTTGAGTGCTGGGCGAACATGGTTGATATTTACAGTATTCCATTGTATATTCACCCTTTCCCTGTAGAGTTGGAAGAAGAATGGTCAAAGTGAGGATGTTAAACATATAAACTTGTTTAGGGCATCGGCCACACCCTAATCTGTGAAATAATACACAAACTCGCCAGATTTAAATGCATTCAATAAGCACATATATCATTAAAGAAGCACATCTTAATAACGTGAGCACTGCTGTCAAAAATCTCTTCTACTTGCAGACATTTGTAATTTAATGCCTCAACTTTTCCAGCCTGTGAATTCAATACCTTTACGGATACCTATCACTTTGTACTAGTTGCAAATTTGAATCTTTTCCTCAAAGTACGAAACAACTTATTGGCCAGAAATGACATAGCTAATGATAGCtatgttaattaaaaagcagttgaAGTAACAGTAAAAATGCTAAGGTTATTCACCTATTCTgcattttggtttgatttttatcGCTTTTACTGCTGCACATGTTATGTGTATGATGATGCAAATCAGCACACttgatttacagaaataaatatgttCTAGTAAAAAGTACTGAGCATACTTACCTCTGTGCCAGACCTCAGCTCAGTGGCGTATCCAAACATATCGTTCAGTGGCACCTAAAATCCAAGCATACTATTCTTGTAAAAAGGTAATTTTCCATCAGCTTTGTGTTATCATCCAATTAATCTCAATTATGATATAAAGAGTCATCAAAATCTGGTGGTCTTTGTAAACAGTACTGATCAAATGACGTATTTTTGTGAAGTACCTTTTATTTAAACTAATTTATATTCATAACGTGTTTTCGGCAAGAAACCCCAAAAATTTTAGAGTGTGAATGCAGCAGATACCAGAGCATCCCAAATTCAGCAACCTGCGTCACCAGATAAGAGATCGTAACGCTTGAAATATCTCGAGACCGCGGCTCTAGACACAATTCATAAAGCAGAAGTGACGCAGGGTGCGGCTTGTCATTAGCTAAGGCTTCACTGAAACAGTTCACCCTACCACCACTGTTAGACGTACACTTCTATACGACCTCACGTgagaacaaatatattttcagaaggGACATAAAAGAAGGGACACTGACAGCAAGTCATTTGCATTTATCTGCAATTATTACAGTTAATGCAGGtagcagctggaggaaggcagcTGACAAAAAGACCTTCCCCCTGAACTCTGTGCACCTCTACTGCCGCACAGGTGTCTTGCCCTCTGAGGCAGGACCGCCAGCCCGTCTCAAGAAACCGGTGTTCTGTTCCTTTCTCTGCCACCATGTGATTTTACGTTAAGTTGGCTTCTCTGGAGCAAGACAGATAACAGGTTCACCAATAGTGTACGAGCTGAAAATTAATGTTATGCTTATGCACTGAAAAACTAATGCTGTGTTTATCCACTGAAAAAACTGGCTACAGGTTTACGCATATTAGTCAATAAGCAAAACAGTAATGGAGCCGAAAGgcaaggcaggaaaagaaacGGTCAGGAACCAGTGAAGAACACAAACCTCAGCATAGAGAGTAAAGTAACCCTCTGTGCCGTCTTGTCCTGTGATCACTCCGTGACGGCGATTAATTCCAGCTATCACTGCTCCTTGGAATTCAGTGGGTGCCATCACCTCCACTGCCATAACAGGTTCAAGTATACGCACGGCAGCATTTTCCatagctggagaaaaaaaccacttaaCTAAATAATCAAACATCAAAGAACAAACCTGGTATAATTCAAGACACCCCTATACATGGCAAAGAAGCGCTTCATGGTTAATGCTAAGCGTTTCTTACATCAGTGGGGGAAAACAATAATCAGCTATGTGGAAttccagctcctctgccttttATTCCCAAGACTGCAATGCTGGGAGGCAGACAGTTTgataaaatgttcttttcataCCCGTCTAAGAATGAAGCTGTTGGTGTTTATTTATTCTAGGACAACTAAAAGGATTATTGTGCCTCCCTCAAAATTTCTATAAACTCTTGCATATATTCTGCTCTACAAAACTGGCCACACTTTAAATACATGTGTGGATACACGCAGCAACAAACAAACCCATAGAAAAGAGCTCGTTAAATTTAGCTCTGACAATACAGAAGCCAGCAGGATTATGCGTTCTAACGACTAGCTTTATACCTTGCTTCAgggctccttcccctgctctgatGAAAGAGATTTCATTAGAGTCCACCATGTGATGGGCACCATCGTCTAGGACGAACCGGACTCCAGATATCCTGTGCCCTGACACTGGACCTTTTTCACACGCTTCTCGGAATCCCTGTCAAATAACATCTCAAAGTTAGTTGTTTGTAGACAAAAATGAAGCTTACAAAGGTGGCGTTAACAACAGCCTATAAAAGACATTCAACttcaaagagaaaacaacaataacaaaaacgCCAGGAATCCCGTATCTACCCAATGGACCTTCTTGCTTGATAAGATAATGAAGAAAGTAACAGTGGGGAAAAATTGTCATTCCCAAGTGTCTGAAAACTTTGTATCTCATTCTTTGGCACCTCAGTTtgatactgatatttttttttaaaaaacagaaatcatgTAACAAGCAaaagtacaagaaaaagaaacgtACTCAGGATTTTGCTTTGTTAAGGGACTGTATGACCAAAGACTGAAAGAATGCTCCACGTGGAAAGAACTACTCTAACCACTGGAATGAAGAACAAGATTCCTTTAAGAATACATGCTTTTTCCAGGATttggaaaaaagcttttaagtcTTGCATCATGGAATAATGAAGGAATTATTTTAGGAATTCAGAGATTATGCTAGGTACTACTTAAAGCAGTATGTGATAAATTACACAGttacagagagacagacacagaGGAAGACcacagaagagatgaaaaagaatatttagaaaTTCATGCAGGAAATCTAGCTTAATTACAGTTTCCTCCATAACTGGCCTCAGCGAAATCACAAAAACGTTACATATTTCGGGGTTAGAGATGACAATCACGTGGCCACAATCAAAAGCAGAAGAGGGCCATTAAAAAGCAGATTCGACAGGAGGAGGCTTGTTtgactgtagggaaaaaaaaagtaggaaagcCTACTTCTTGGAGTGCTGCACTGCTATGGAAATAGAGCAAGCACACAccaccaaagaaaacaaacagcagcttcTAAATTAAGTGGAAAACCTCGGAATGTAAAATATTAAGCAAAGCCACACAAATTTGACTCTGCTTCCACTGAGGTAACAGGAAAAGCCTCCTTGCCTGGAGCAAGGCAGTCACAGTAAACGCAGATGGCATAGCAGGAAAGCAACAAGAATCGGTATTTTTCGTAtcgtacacacacacaaaacactttGTACCTTTTCAACAGCAGGAATGAATTGTTTTGGAATATTTGTGCCAACGGTTCTGTCTTCAAATTCTAATTTTGTGTAGTCCTCCGGATCCAGGGGCTCAAGAACGCCTATAACTTTGCCGTACTGGCCTGCTCCGCCTGTCTGTTTCTTGTGTATGTATTCAAACCTAAGAACAAACAAATCCCCCCAGAGAATACCGCGTTACTCATTACACAAACCATGCTCTAACTgcagttttctaaggaaaaagttCCCATTCTCCATTTTGGTTTATTCCATTTGGTTACATGTAACCAAAACGGCTAAATGCCACTGCAGcggcagaaacagcagctgaggATACTTAATGCCCAAAGAGGGAGTTCTTCACCATTCTTCATCTTGCAAGCAGGAAGCTGAGAGATTGTAATGGGTTAAATCTCTccaaaaacaaccacaaaaacaagCTGCTTCTCTGTGTGGCAAGCAAGGCTAATAAAGCCTGCTTACCTTTAGGCTTATGCTTGTTGTTGAGTGAATAGcagtaatttttgttgttgtttccacACATACCTACAGTTTCCACCTACAGAGTACTTTGATGTTCGGTGCAGACATTGAACAAGGGGGTAATCGGGGGGCAAATCGTCAATATGAACTGTTAAAACTGGCGGGATATGAGGTTTCTCTGAAACATCCACCCCCTGTCCCACCCAGCTGGGGTGGCCGGGCTCcaggccgggggggacacacggctCCCCGGCGGTGGGACAACCCCCGCCTGTCACGGCCCGTCCCCGCACCGCCCTCGGcccggcagctccgggcggggcgggaggaggtggCCCCGGTCCCGGCCGCGGtcccggcccggccgcgctccGCCCCGTCCGTTTCCTACGGGAAGAGGAAGCGGGTCCCGCCGCCATGGAGGTGCCGCTGAGCCACGGCCTCGCCAGCCGGGCGGCAGCGCTGGCCACCGGCTACCTCTGCTaccggcggggcagccccgggcgcGGGCTGGCGCTGCGGAGCCTCCGCCGCGCCCGCAGGGAGGtgagggccgggggggcggggggtgaccGGGACCGGTGTCTGGTTATCTGCTCGTCCAAGGGCCAGCTTGTCTCCGTGGAGGGAGAAATTGGCaggaattcatagaatcacagaacggtttcggtgggaagggaccttaaagtccaCCCAATTCCACCcccctggcctgggcagggacgcctcccaccagaccaggttgctccaagccccatccagcctggccttgaacacctccagggatggggcagccacagcttctctgggccagtgtctcaccaccctcacagtcaagaatcccttcctaatatctcatctaaatctcccctctttcagtttaaaacctttcctccttgtcctatcgctccactccctgatccagagtccctccccagctttcctgtagcccctttagggactggaaggggccctaaggtctccccggagccttctcttctccaggctgaacacccccaactctctcagcctgtcctcacagcagaggggctccagcctctgatcatctttgtggcctcctctggacccgctccaacaggtccacgtccttcttatgttgggtgccccagagctggaggcagcactgcaggggggtctccccagagtggagcagaggggcagaatcccctctctcgccctgctggccacgcagcttctcatcaaccaccacccccaagtccttctcagggctgctctccatccattctccacccagcctgtgtttgtgcttgggattgccctgacccaggcacgggaccttacacttggccttgttgaacttcatgaggtttgcatgggcccatctctcaagcctgtccaggtccctctggatggcatccctttctcTCCAGCATGTGTCAACTGCTCCACATAGAACTGATGAGGGCAAGGCAAGGCTGCCTCCAACAGGCAAGGGAACAACCTCGGTGGCTACTGAACCTCACTTGGGAGGAGGATGCTCTTTTCGTGACTACCTGGATTTGCTGGTAAACCTGCTAGAACAGGGGTTATAGCAAAACTAACCTGCTTGCTTTAAGTCATTGTTGCAGATACTCCCCAAAAAATATGACATGATACAGTTCATAATGAAGTGCAAAATAATATAAGGAACCCAAGACTCTTACCTCAATATTTAACCAAGCAGCACATTATTGGACAGAATCATACGGGGAGCCCAAATATGGGAATTAAGTAGTATACAAGAGTAGGAATGGACGAGGAGTTACTAATCAAATGTTGCACCAGATGCATATTAAATGAGTGATCTTAAtacagcaggaagaaataaaagaatatcCTGGCTCTGCACAGGCCCTGCAGAGAATGGCACTGCTGCAGTGTGCTTCGGTATGCAAAATAACtcaatttacaaaataaatgttattaatttttccttatttagGACATCGATGATGTTGGGCATAAGTACTATCTGGAATTGGAATTAGAAGACGTCCTTGACAAAGTGAGTTCAGATTTATTTAATTAATACATTCTGTGGGCAGAAGCTGGCACTACTGATGTGTAATAAAAAGCCATCGCTTTATGCTCCTGATCCTAGCTGAGGCCAGTGGGCCCGCCAGTTAATAATAGCTGGTACTGTGCTTCAGTTTTTTCTATACTGCaaatcaggtaaaaaaaaaaaaaaacaacccgaaacaaaacaaaaggcttAACTTTACCAAAAGGGAACCCCCATTTTCTACACCATAAAAACCCCGAACATCTCATACCTAGTACTATGACACAAGGAAATGCTTGAGGGATAACAAGGACATTTCAGTGTCGTTCAGTTTCAAATTGGAATTATTTGAACCCACTACTCCCAGCTGAAGAGTGACAACACAAGTGACattctgcaccacaaacactgcCCTTTCTATCACTGCAGAAAGAGAACTGTCCTTATGGTAGAGTCACAGAAATACTATGAATTTAACCTTGTCTTAAAGAATCGCAAATCTCTATGGGCCAGACTCAGAGGAAATGGCAATtacataaagaaggaaaaaacattttagaagtgCAATTACCAAtattacaaatgtatttaatCAAGTATTAATACCCATAATTAACTCTGTAACAGGACAGTACTGTTAACTGCACTGCTGAGGTTCTTTATCATCTGGGCAACAAAAACATTGCTCCAGATGTGCAATTCACACTTGAAGGAGAGCTTAAGAACACAGATGAAGCAGATAACATATTCTACAATCGAGTCAAGAGCCTGGAAAAAGAGCTTGTGGCAGAAAACATACCAGGTACAAAGAAGGGGTCTGGGCGAGAAGGAAATTTTTGAGACCATGTCCTCCATGGCCAGAAGCAAACCTGAGCTCAGCTGGTGGTGGTCCACAATCTGTATGGGAGCCCCTTCCAAACGAGCAGGGGCCGAGGGGCTCAGGCCATTAGCCCTACTCTCAACacatgctgctttgctttctcttattAGGTTGGTGCATCAATCACAATACTACTAAATATATTCCTCATTTCTGAAATCCAGAAGCTATACGTGATTTGCATGTGACTGTTCTTGGAAGCCTCCTGCTACTGTCACCTCTCCCTTTACCAGCGTCCTGCTCACTGTTTGTGGCTGTGGAAGGTCTCTGACACAGCAAGGAACATAAGCGCGTGACTTTTACCACCAAACCCTACTATTAGGTGATGAGGTTCTGTTAATGGCTGCAACTCCACGACTCTTGCTTCATGTATGTTATTCATTTTGTTTGCCAGACAGCCACGGCAATGTGCCCCCAGAAATGGAGCCCATCCACCTGCTAGCGTGGGTCGCCTCTGGCTATGTGATATGGCAGAACTCAACGGAAAACACTAAGTTCCAACTCGCCCAAATTAAACATGTGAAGCAAGTGGTAAGTTACCATCAATGCCCTGcaagaaaaatagcatttaagaGCTAAGCAGGTGTGGCGTGTACTAGAGTACAGCTGAAGGTAAGTTCTTAAGCAAGAAACCTCAACTGTGTCTGATTTTCTTGGCCTGGTTCATTTTTATGCCAGTATTTGGGTTTTATTCCACCTACTCCTTTCCTCTAGCAAATAGTGAATGCTTGAGTGTTTAGTTAGATCACTCCTCCTCTTCATAAATTTTGCTTATAGAAGCTGTGTCTTCTTGGCAAGAGCAGTATTCTATGCTTATTTAGTTAAGAAAATTGACTCTTCCACTTGGAGGTCATCACGTTGGTTATGGTTTTATATTACTTTCCTGCCTTTCATCTGTAGTGTAAGCCCAGCTGACAGTATTCTTGCATCTGCATAAGATGCACTGGAATATGGTACTTTATCTCTTGATCTACACCATGATCTAGCAATCAGTCACAGTAATACTGCTTGACATCTCTGCGATAGCCATGTCTAGACAAATAACAATGGGCTGCCCCTCAAATTCAATAAAACACAATCTGCGTCGCTTTTGTTTGCAGTACTGCAGTCTCCAGCCATTTGCTAGTTCACCTCAAAATGCtaatcaagaaagaaaatactgatgtAATTCCACTCTCACCATTAGCTTTTTTACTTTGTTCTTCCCAAACttacttttactgatttttaacactgggggggggggagaacataaaattaatttttagttgAGCTGCATCACTTATACTAACAGGATGAGCATCAATTAAGTTTATGATAAGAAAACTGAATTCAGGAAGATGTGTCACAAGACAGAAAGGGAACAGAATACTTCAGgacaaaatgttttctattttcgCTTATTTCTGAGTGGTTACAAGTGAGGTGTTTATCTTGAGCAGATCTGGATCTGCCCTAAGCTAAGAAATAAAAGACTGGCAAATCTCACTACAGCTATTCAAATTAACTGAGTCATTAGCTGCCACTATCAACAGGCCTTGCAGACTTCTTGCCTGGATCAGGCTTAACTGATAAAGCCActtcctttcagaaaaattatCATCAGAGCgcagtttttgggtttgtttttaaattaatagaaTTCTATAGATTCTCCCAGTTCTTCTCTGTTCTATTTGGAGAAAATACACTGTGAGTTAAGAATAACTTCTAAAAGGATGGTCAACTTTAAATTCAAGGAAATTTAGTATGTGAGCTAGGATAAAGGAGCAGGACTTCGTATTTAGAAAACCCACGTATCAGGAGTCTTCAGGACAGACTTCCAGAGCCTCAATGTTTTGCCACTCAGAACAGCCAGTGAAGTCCCATGAAGTTCGGGGTATAAAGGAAAGGGCAGAAACTCATTCTGGGAGCACGATTTGTTAATGTTTTGCTCCCTCTGATGGCAATCTGTAAGCAGTTCACAGGTGCTGCTGGACTGTGCACAAGCAACATTTAAAAACCCTCCTTAACAAACCAGATGAATTTAAGGATAAGGGAGACAGAAGACTACTTAGTTTAAACTAAGTAGTCTACTTAATTTAAACTAAGTCAGCTGTCATCTCTTTagtaattttgttccttttcttttccctgaagaatAGATACGTAAAGAATATACTCTAAAGGCCGGTGCGTATTCTGTCGCTCACACAATCACACAAACTGATAACTTGTTATCCACTGTAAGGCCTCTGGAGTGCGTTCCAAGTCTTATCCTACTGACAGTTTTTTAGGATTATTTGGGTTAAATTAACACCTTGTAGAATCGGGTGTTCCGTTCCCAAATGAGTTCCTGAAGTTGAGATATATCTAGCTTCTTTAAGGGAGGAATTAGCACAGTTTGAAGTTTCACATTCAGTCTCTCAAACGCAGTTTTGGagttgaaagaaatacaaaacagtaTCTCTTTGTCTTGTTATAGTGACTAAGCTCCATCTGCTCTATTTGTAAACACAAGCTGCCAGAGAACCGATTCACTACTTTTAAGATGGTGGAAGCCCCAGATTTAAcccttttcattttgtctttccagAAAAGAAGTGATGAATATCTTGAATTTGACTACATGATTCTACTTCATGACATGGTGTCCCAGGTAAAGTCTTGGTTCTAgaaagccttttttgttttaagattgCCAACTCTGTAACCTCCAGCTGAGACACGCAGATGGTGGGGCGGTCACAGATCTGCTGCCTGCAGGTCAGTTAGCAAACGGGATGAGATTAGGCAAACAATGACTATCTGTCCCAGCATTACCGTCTTCTGCCCCTATGCAAGCAGGAGACACCAGGTCTCCACCTTGTGTCAGCAGACAGTAATTTTCAGCTATTTCTGGACCCTTCTTGGGAATGGCAGAGGTTCAACACACTGGTCATTCACAGCCCTCTCCTCTTGGGAGATCCTGTTGCCAAACTGGCCAGGGATaaagggaagaagcagctgccAGCATCCTGGACCGCTTCGCTGCAttccagctggagctgcagagtgCTTCTACACTAGAGGACAGTGATGGTGAACCAGTACACAGAGGCATCATCTACCCCAGTAgctcccagaagcagcagaaacttTGGTTCCCAGAACAGTACTTAGATTCTATGGTATTCTGCATCCTAATTTTCTGATCTGAGCAAGtgttttcctaagaaaaacacaaaaaatttgAAAGAGTTCTCCTTGATTGTGCAACCTCCTGTAATAAATCATCCACTGAGAACAATTAGAGATCTCGCTCCCTGCTT
The sequence above is a segment of the Larus michahellis chromosome 6, bLarMic1.1, whole genome shotgun sequence genome. Coding sequences within it:
- the LXN gene encoding latexin isoform X1, coding for MEVPLSHGLASRAAALATGYLCYRRGSPGRGLALRSLRRARREHVSTAPHRTDEGKARLPPTGKGTTSVATEPHLGGGCSFRDYLDLLDIDDVGHKYYLELELEDVLDKDSTVNCTAEVLYHLGNKNIAPDVQFTLEGELKNTDEADNIFYNRVKSLEKELVAENIPDSHGNVPPEMEPIHLLAWVASGYVIWQNSTENTKFQLAQIKHVKQVKRSDEYLEFDYMILLHDMVSQEIIPWQMTVLWHPQHGVQVTQDSCQPKHVSG
- the LXN gene encoding latexin isoform X2, whose amino-acid sequence is MEVPLSHGLASRAAALATGYLCYRRGSPGRGLALRSLRRARREDIDDVGHKYYLELELEDVLDKDSTVNCTAEVLYHLGNKNIAPDVQFTLEGELKNTDEADNIFYNRVKSLEKELVAENIPDSHGNVPPEMEPIHLLAWVASGYVIWQNSTENTKFQLAQIKHVKQVKRSDEYLEFDYMILLHDMVSQEIIPWQMTVLWHPQHGVQVTQDSCQPKHVSG